One genomic window of Moorella glycerini includes the following:
- the fliW gene encoding flagellar assembly protein FliW — translation MQVQTSRFGTVEIDPAEILTFPDGIPAFENLREFFFYPIPGNPAFTWLQAVNDPEVAFLLVDPFLFFPGYEVDIPDSLQREMEIKNAGDVLVLAVVTVPNGDVRRATANLVGPMVINRVTRLGRQFVMEGTKYTTRHPLFR, via the coding sequence ATGCAGGTACAAACATCGCGCTTTGGGACAGTAGAGATCGATCCGGCAGAAATTTTAACCTTCCCTGACGGCATCCCGGCCTTTGAAAACCTGCGGGAGTTTTTCTTTTACCCTATCCCGGGAAACCCGGCCTTCACTTGGCTCCAGGCCGTTAACGACCCGGAAGTGGCTTTCCTGCTGGTCGACCCCTTTCTCTTTTTCCCGGGTTACGAGGTTGATATCCCCGACAGCCTGCAAAGAGAGATGGAGATTAAAAATGCTGGCGACGTCCTGGTCCTGGCCGTAGTGACCGTCCCTAACGGCGACGTCCGCCGGGCCACGGCCAACCTGGTGGGCCCCATGGTCATCAACAGGGTCACCCGCCTGGGCCGGCAGTTTGTCATGGAGGGCACCAAATATACCACCCGGCACCCCCTGTTCCGGTGA
- the csrA gene encoding carbon storage regulator CsrA → MLVLTRRVNETIVIGNKIKITVISIEEDKIRLGIDAPPDIPVVRQELLAAVRDENKAAARTPAVPVVSLPKKTPDF, encoded by the coding sequence GTGCTTGTCTTAACCCGGCGGGTGAACGAAACCATCGTCATCGGTAACAAGATAAAAATCACGGTTATCAGCATCGAGGAAGATAAAATCCGCTTAGGGATAGACGCCCCGCCGGATATTCCCGTCGTCCGCCAGGAACTCCTGGCTGCCGTCCGGGACGAGAATAAAGCGGCGGCCAGGACTCCAGCAGTACCTGTCGTGAGCCTGCCTAAGAAAACGCCTGATTTTTAA
- a CDS encoding type II toxin-antitoxin system prevent-host-death family antitoxin, which yields MPTIRPISDLRNKFHEIAEICHTEDEPVFITRNGEGDLVVMSLAHYERREALLDLYRKLAEAEATAAAGMQGITHEQMMNKLREKINGQA from the coding sequence GTGCCTACAATAAGGCCTATTTCTGATTTGCGTAATAAGTTTCATGAAATAGCTGAAATATGTCATACTGAAGATGAGCCAGTTTTCATCACCCGTAACGGGGAGGGGGACCTGGTAGTGATGAGCCTGGCTCACTACGAAAGGCGAGAGGCTTTGTTAGATTTATACCGGAAGCTTGCTGAGGCAGAAGCTACTGCGGCTGCAGGTATGCAAGGAATTACTCACGAACAAATGATGAACAAACTACGGGAGAAAATTAATGGCCAAGCATAA
- a CDS encoding type II toxin-antitoxin system RelE/ParE family toxin, producing the protein MAKHKIVYLAQAQEDLLDIFDYIRRERPQAAERILQLFDKKISHLADFPLMGCRPRDERLKKLGYRVLIVDNYLVFYVVKENMVEIRRVIHGRRRYAFLLQDD; encoded by the coding sequence ATGGCCAAGCATAAAATAGTCTATCTCGCCCAGGCCCAGGAAGATTTATTAGACATTTTTGACTATATCAGGCGGGAACGTCCTCAGGCTGCTGAACGTATCCTGCAATTATTTGACAAGAAAATAAGCCATCTTGCCGATTTTCCCCTTATGGGATGCAGGCCCCGGGATGAACGCTTAAAGAAACTAGGTTACCGGGTATTAATTGTAGATAATTACCTGGTTTTTTATGTAGTTAAGGAAAACATGGTGGAAATACGCAGGGTTATTCATGGCCGCCGGCGTTATGCTTTTCTTTTGCAGGATGATTGA
- a CDS encoding NAD-dependent 4,6-dehydratase LegB: MHILVTGAGGFIGSHLTERLVKEGHKVRAFVHYNSRNTWGWLEESEVKDDIEVFAGDIRDYDSVRASLRGIEVVFHLAALIGIPYSYITPVAYIKTNVEGTYNICQAAREEGLRRVVHTSTSEVYGTARYVPIDENHPLQAQSPYAASKIGADQLALSFYRSFDLPVTIIRPFNTYGPRQSARAVIPTIITQLLSGQEEIRLGNLAPTRDFNFVEDTVNGFITAGFSPRTVGEVVNIGSGREISIGELVELIGQLIGTKVKVRVEAERYRPEASEVERLCCDNRKANRLAVWQPKFSLSEGLAITIDWFKNRLALYKAGQYNV, translated from the coding sequence TTGCACATTTTAGTAACCGGCGCCGGCGGTTTTATCGGTTCGCACCTTACTGAAAGACTTGTCAAAGAGGGACATAAGGTACGGGCCTTTGTCCATTATAATTCCCGCAATACATGGGGGTGGTTGGAGGAGAGTGAAGTCAAAGACGATATTGAAGTCTTTGCCGGTGATATCCGTGATTATGACAGCGTCAGAGCTTCATTACGGGGAATAGAAGTAGTATTCCACCTGGCGGCCTTAATAGGGATTCCCTATTCTTATATCACGCCAGTTGCTTATATAAAGACGAATGTTGAAGGTACTTACAATATTTGCCAGGCAGCGAGGGAAGAAGGCCTGAGAAGGGTCGTTCATACTTCTACCTCGGAAGTTTATGGAACGGCCCGGTATGTACCTATTGATGAAAATCACCCCCTCCAGGCCCAATCACCCTATGCTGCCAGTAAGATTGGCGCCGACCAGCTGGCCCTGAGTTTTTACCGGTCTTTTGATTTACCGGTAACTATAATCCGGCCCTTTAACACCTACGGGCCACGCCAGTCAGCCCGGGCCGTTATCCCTACGATTATCACCCAGCTATTAAGTGGCCAGGAGGAGATCCGGCTGGGCAATTTGGCACCGACGAGGGACTTTAACTTCGTTGAAGACACAGTGAACGGCTTTATTACAGCAGGTTTTTCACCACGGACGGTAGGCGAAGTAGTTAACATCGGGAGCGGCCGAGAAATAAGCATCGGCGAGCTGGTTGAGCTGATAGGACAATTGATTGGGACAAAGGTGAAAGTCCGGGTGGAGGCGGAACGTTACCGCCCTGAAGCGAGCGAAGTAGAGCGTTTATGCTGTGATAACCGCAAAGCGAACCGGCTGGCAGTATGGCAACCAAAATTCTCCTTAAGCGAAGGATTGGCAATAACAATCGATTGGTTTAAAAATCGCCTGGCTTTATATAAAGCCGGGCAATATAACGTATAA